A stretch of Lentibacillus sp. JNUCC-1 DNA encodes these proteins:
- the resB gene encoding cytochrome c biogenesis protein ResB, which translates to MKHIKCECGHVNPEGTVLCEACGKPVEGNQHIDGNDEKKLLNMRYEGSARRSQTYNKSIIDKIWSFFSSVKVGVWLIVLALIASAIGTIYPQRAYIPQDAVSRDPAIFYESAYGLTGKIFYQLGFHELYSSWWYMILIALIGVSLVICSLDRFLPLHKALKNQKAKRHKTFLERQRLFSQTDHVTDEEKEKVINALKKQKYKVRNEDGHILAEKGRFSRWGPYVNHIGLIIILLAALLRTTPWMYLDEYVWVREGEQKVIPGTNQEFYIENKEFILETYDEDDELFGEAIKKQGVVPSNFQTNATIYRAKGQDVSAEDQQLEKYDEAEIYMNNPYKFEGYSLYQAGYQLNEFSSVTFAVGKKDEGDIAGQFKVDLNKPRSTYELDNGIEVAIRDYYPDYYMGENGPKSRTDETKNPAFVFKVTAPDVETPEVSFVGDFMENPINFDATGENEYVVELVDAELHNVSGLTVRRDYTLPFFGLGAAIFMIGVIQGMYWQHRRIWLNMKDDGVLLAAHTNKNWFGLKKDIDKVISDTDINNVNDQQELE; encoded by the coding sequence ATGAAACATATCAAATGTGAATGCGGCCACGTTAACCCGGAAGGCACAGTGCTTTGCGAAGCATGTGGAAAGCCGGTAGAAGGAAATCAGCATATTGATGGAAACGATGAGAAAAAACTGCTCAATATGCGTTATGAAGGCAGCGCGCGGCGTTCACAAACATATAATAAATCAATTATTGACAAAATATGGAGCTTTTTTTCATCAGTAAAAGTAGGTGTATGGCTGATCGTCCTGGCATTGATTGCCTCAGCGATTGGCACGATCTACCCGCAGCGGGCATACATACCTCAAGATGCTGTTTCAAGAGATCCAGCCATATTTTATGAAAGTGCCTATGGTCTGACTGGAAAAATATTTTACCAACTGGGCTTTCATGAGTTATACAGCTCTTGGTGGTACATGATTCTAATTGCTTTAATCGGTGTATCGCTTGTCATTTGCAGCTTGGACCGTTTTTTACCGCTTCACAAAGCATTAAAGAACCAAAAGGCAAAGCGGCATAAAACTTTTTTGGAGCGGCAGCGTCTGTTCAGTCAAACAGATCATGTGACAGATGAAGAAAAAGAAAAAGTGATTAACGCTCTTAAAAAGCAAAAATATAAGGTTCGGAATGAAGATGGGCATATTCTGGCTGAAAAAGGCCGTTTTTCAAGATGGGGCCCATATGTGAACCACATCGGCTTAATTATTATCCTTCTTGCCGCCTTGTTGAGAACGACACCATGGATGTATCTGGACGAATATGTGTGGGTTAGAGAAGGCGAACAGAAAGTTATACCAGGGACAAATCAAGAATTTTACATCGAAAACAAAGAATTTATTTTGGAAACATATGACGAAGACGATGAACTTTTCGGAGAAGCCATTAAAAAACAAGGTGTTGTTCCGAGTAACTTCCAAACCAACGCTACAATCTATCGTGCGAAAGGCCAGGACGTGTCCGCCGAAGACCAGCAGTTAGAAAAGTATGACGAAGCCGAGATCTATATGAACAACCCTTATAAGTTCGAAGGCTATTCATTGTATCAGGCGGGTTACCAGTTAAACGAATTCAGCTCTGTCACCTTTGCAGTCGGAAAAAAAGATGAGGGCGACATTGCCGGACAATTTAAAGTAGATCTGAACAAACCCCGATCGACCTATGAGCTTGATAACGGGATAGAAGTCGCAATCAGAGATTACTATCCGGATTATTATATGGGTGAAAATGGGCCTAAATCAAGAACAGATGAGACAAAAAACCCAGCATTTGTATTTAAAGTGACAGCACCGGATGTTGAGACACCTGAAGTCAGTTTTGTAGGGGATTTTATGGAAAACCCCATCAATTTCGATGCAACTGGTGAAAATGAATACGTGGTCGAGCTCGTTGATGCTGAACTTCATAACGTAAGTGGGCTGACTGTGCGCCGTGATTATACGTTGCCGTTTTTTGGTCTGGGTGCCGCTATTTTTATGATTGGCGTTATTCAAGGCATGTATTGGCAGCACAGACGTATTTGGCTTAATATGAAAGACGATGGTGTTTTGCTTGCCGCTCACACGAATAAGAACTGGTTTGGACTGAAAAAAGACATAGATAAAGTCATTTCAGATACAGATATCAACAACGTAAATGATCAACAAGAGTTGGAATAA
- the ccsB gene encoding c-type cytochrome biogenesis protein CcsB, which translates to MDLLKISSAALYTAFILYLVATFFFGATIRDKRSTKKGKAGTIGIALTIIGVIAQLIYFITRWIASGHAPVSNMFEFVTFFGMGIVMTFIVLYFIYRVHVLGLFALPIAMILIAYASMFPTEIAPLVPSLKSHWLYIHVTTVSLGSAILSVSFVSGLIYLIRQIDQKVTSKHNMFLELVMYILFLFIGFIAISTVFNIAGFEATYGYEHNEKPYESVYHMPPIAGPHDGEMLTPGAMEPVFEAPAWMQGKDAGQKLNTIIWSFISGTVIYGLVLLFIRKRVGAALQPLLQRTKPDLLDEITYRAVAIGFPVFTLGGLIFAAIWAQIAWDRFWGWDPKEVWALVTWFFYAAFLHLRLSRGWHGEKSAWLAVGGFGIIMFNIIVVNLILAGLHSYA; encoded by the coding sequence ATGGATTTACTTAAAATAAGCAGCGCCGCTTTATATACAGCTTTCATTTTGTATTTAGTTGCGACTTTCTTTTTTGGGGCAACCATACGCGATAAACGAAGTACCAAAAAAGGAAAGGCGGGCACAATAGGCATTGCGCTTACGATAATAGGGGTCATTGCTCAACTCATATACTTTATCACGAGATGGATCGCCAGTGGACATGCCCCGGTGAGCAACATGTTTGAGTTTGTTACGTTCTTTGGCATGGGGATCGTAATGACCTTCATCGTTTTGTATTTTATTTATCGGGTTCATGTGCTGGGGTTGTTTGCGCTGCCAATTGCAATGATTTTAATTGCATACGCAAGCATGTTCCCGACAGAAATTGCACCGCTGGTACCGTCATTAAAAAGTCATTGGCTCTATATCCACGTTACGACTGTATCACTTGGGAGCGCCATTTTGTCAGTCAGTTTCGTATCAGGCCTGATTTATTTAATCAGGCAAATTGACCAGAAAGTAACAAGTAAGCACAACATGTTTCTTGAACTGGTCATGTACATTTTGTTCTTGTTCATAGGTTTTATTGCCATTTCAACGGTGTTCAATATTGCCGGTTTTGAAGCGACATATGGTTATGAGCATAATGAAAAACCTTATGAATCGGTTTATCATATGCCGCCAATTGCTGGGCCGCATGACGGTGAAATGCTGACACCAGGTGCTATGGAACCTGTGTTTGAAGCGCCGGCCTGGATGCAAGGTAAAGATGCAGGCCAAAAACTCAACACGATTATTTGGTCCTTTATCAGTGGTACAGTCATTTATGGGCTTGTACTCCTGTTCATTCGAAAGCGGGTAGGCGCTGCTCTTCAGCCCCTTCTGCAAAGAACAAAGCCGGACTTGCTTGATGAGATTACTTACCGTGCTGTAGCGATTGGATTCCCCGTTTTCACACTCGGGGGACTCATTTTCGCGGCGATATGGGCTCAGATTGCTTGGGACCGGTTCTGGGGATGGGATCCTAAAGAAGTGTGGGCTCTCGTAACCTGGTTCTTTTACGCCGCATTTCTTCACCTCAGATTATCAAGAGGCTGGCATGGTGAAAAATCAGCCTGGCTCGCAGTCGGCGGATTCGGGATCATTATGTTTAACATCATTGTTGTAAACTTGATCTTGGCAGGCTTGCATTCATATGCTTAA
- a CDS encoding response regulator transcription factor — protein MEETNKVLVVDDEDRIRRLIRMYLEREEFEVEEAEDGTEALEMAMNDTYSVILLDIMMPGMNGIDVCKEIRKEKETPIIMLTAKGEESNRVQGFEVGADDYIVKPFSPREVVLRVKAILRRMSASQFEQSSLPPKDILSFPHLTIDHDAHRVTADGTEVGLTPKEYELLCFLAKSPDKVFHREDLLKEVWHYEFFGDLRTVDTHVKRLREKLSQVSEQAAKMIVTVWGVGYKFEVDDN, from the coding sequence GTGGAGGAAACAAATAAGGTATTGGTAGTAGATGATGAGGATCGGATCAGACGGCTTATTCGTATGTATCTTGAACGTGAAGAGTTTGAGGTGGAAGAAGCTGAAGATGGCACGGAGGCACTTGAGATGGCAATGAATGATACATACAGTGTTATCTTGCTTGATATTATGATGCCTGGTATGAATGGCATTGATGTATGCAAGGAAATCCGAAAAGAGAAAGAAACGCCTATAATTATGCTGACAGCTAAGGGAGAAGAATCCAATCGTGTGCAAGGGTTTGAAGTCGGTGCAGATGATTACATTGTAAAACCTTTCAGCCCCAGAGAAGTTGTGCTTAGAGTTAAGGCCATTTTAAGGCGTATGTCTGCATCACAGTTTGAGCAATCTTCATTGCCGCCTAAAGATATCCTTTCTTTTCCGCATTTAACGATTGATCATGATGCACATAGGGTTACAGCAGATGGGACAGAAGTGGGTTTAACACCAAAAGAATATGAATTGCTGTGTTTTTTGGCTAAGTCCCCTGACAAGGTCTTCCACCGAGAGGATTTGTTGAAAGAGGTATGGCATTATGAATTCTTCGGCGATCTGCGTACTGTGGACACACATGTCAAAAGATTAAGAGAAAAATTAAGCCAAGTATCCGAACAAGCTGCTAAGATGATTGTAACGGTGTGGGGCGTCGGCTATAAATTTGAGGTGGATGATAACTGA
- a CDS encoding ATP-binding protein, with the protein MFWRSVVGKLAITILLLVSFVLFVLTILMLEFFENFHIQEAEEDILETANKISTMVNQYEHRENLIETVDYIKDPSSRVLIRFNDEEYWLSETSDDALSAEDSTTWIGHDQELNNVVKGEEVKKQTLLPGTSTEIMVVGTPIPNGQGAVYVYQSLAVIDQTKAETTKIIFLAAGIAIILTTIFAFFLSTRITSPLIKMREAAFDLTRGEFNTKVPILTNDEIGGLAMAFNRMGRQLKFHINALRQEKEQMSSIISSMADGVMTLNRNGNIIVTNAPAEHFLDSWYFDKNEDQFEENQMLPEELKELLTEVVNKETEVMQEINLQGRTWVMIMTPLYNQTYVRGAVAVIRDMTDERRLDKLRKDFIANVSHELRTPIAMMQGYSEAIVDDVAESKEDKNELAEIIHEESLRMGRLVNELLDLARMEAGHIQLDKDEVNLDKFFERIMRKFRGLAEDTHIDLTQEKDIQTQTVMMDADKMEQVLTNLIDNAIRHTSENGEVKVIALSHQDKFTISVKDNGSGIPEDDLPFVFERFYKADKARTRNGKKKGTGLGLSIAKHIVEAHRGSITVNSKLGEGTTFTIKIPN; encoded by the coding sequence ATGTTTTGGCGCAGTGTGGTTGGCAAACTAGCAATAACAATTCTATTGCTAGTTTCTTTTGTATTATTCGTACTCACAATTCTCATGCTTGAGTTTTTTGAGAATTTCCATATTCAAGAAGCTGAAGAAGATATTTTGGAAACTGCCAATAAAATATCAACGATGGTTAACCAGTATGAACATCGGGAAAATTTAATTGAGACAGTTGATTATATCAAAGATCCCTCAAGCCGTGTGTTGATTAGGTTCAACGATGAAGAGTATTGGCTGTCTGAAACAAGTGATGACGCTCTTTCTGCTGAAGACTCAACAACATGGATAGGTCATGACCAAGAACTCAATAATGTCGTAAAGGGAGAAGAAGTCAAAAAGCAAACACTTCTCCCAGGAACATCCACAGAAATAATGGTGGTCGGGACTCCTATTCCAAATGGACAGGGAGCAGTGTATGTTTATCAATCTCTAGCTGTGATCGACCAAACAAAAGCTGAAACAACAAAAATTATTTTTCTGGCGGCTGGAATCGCGATTATTTTGACGACCATTTTCGCTTTCTTTCTGTCTACGAGAATTACCTCTCCGCTCATTAAGATGCGAGAAGCCGCGTTTGATCTGACAAGAGGGGAATTTAATACAAAGGTCCCCATCTTAACCAATGATGAAATTGGCGGTCTGGCGATGGCATTTAACAGAATGGGGCGTCAGTTAAAGTTTCATATTAATGCACTGCGGCAGGAGAAAGAGCAAATGTCCAGCATTATCAGTTCAATGGCTGACGGTGTGATGACTTTAAACAGAAATGGCAATATCATTGTCACCAACGCCCCTGCAGAACACTTTCTGGATAGTTGGTATTTTGATAAAAATGAAGACCAATTTGAAGAAAATCAAATGCTTCCGGAAGAATTAAAGGAATTATTAACAGAGGTTGTCAATAAAGAAACTGAAGTCATGCAAGAAATCAATTTGCAAGGACGTACATGGGTCATGATCATGACACCTTTATATAACCAAACCTATGTAAGAGGCGCAGTTGCTGTCATACGCGACATGACTGACGAACGTCGGCTTGATAAATTGCGTAAGGATTTTATTGCCAACGTCTCTCACGAACTGAGAACACCAATAGCGATGATGCAAGGTTATAGTGAGGCGATAGTGGATGATGTTGCAGAAAGTAAAGAAGATAAAAATGAGCTGGCTGAAATCATTCATGAAGAGTCACTCAGGATGGGCAGACTGGTAAATGAACTGCTTGACCTGGCTCGGATGGAAGCAGGCCATATTCAACTGGATAAAGATGAAGTTAATCTTGACAAATTTTTTGAACGGATTATGAGGAAGTTCAGAGGTTTAGCTGAAGATACTCATATTGATCTGACACAGGAAAAAGATATCCAAACACAAACGGTCATGATGGATGCTGATAAGATGGAGCAAGTGCTCACCAATTTAATTGATAATGCTATTAGACATACAAGTGAAAATGGAGAAGTCAAAGTCATCGCTTTGAGTCATCAAGATAAATTCACCATTTCAGTGAAAGATAATGGTTCAGGTATACCAGAGGACGATCTTCCATTTGTATTTGAGCGTTTTTACAAAGCAGATAAAGCCAGAACACGAAACGGCAAGAAAAAAGGCACTGGTCTTGGACTCTCCATTGCTAAGCACATTGTTGAAGCACACCGGGGATCTATTACAGTCAACAGCAAACTGGGAGAAGGTACTACTTTCACCATTAAAATCCCAAATTAG
- a CDS encoding ferredoxin, translating to MATYTIVDQETCIACGACGMAAPDLFDYDEEGIAFVCIDHNTGTEEVDEDIIEDLNDAWEECPTNSVKTAHQPFNGETG from the coding sequence GTGGCGACCTATACCATTGTAGACCAAGAAACATGCATTGCTTGTGGGGCGTGCGGGATGGCAGCTCCGGATCTATTTGACTATGACGAAGAAGGCATCGCTTTTGTATGCATAGATCACAATACTGGAACAGAAGAGGTTGATGAGGATATTATTGAAGACTTGAATGATGCTTGGGAAGAGTGCCCGACCAATTCTGTAAAAACCGCTCATCAACCTTTCAATGGCGAGACGGGGTAA
- a CDS encoding RecQ family ATP-dependent DNA helicase — MPSRELEKELKHHLNYDAFRTGQKAIIEDVMGGHDVMGVLPTGSGKSLCYQLPAQLLKGLTIVVSPLISLMTDQVKQLRAQHYKGSIALNSFMSPKERQEVLRSLGAYKLIYISPELLQNPVIMTAFKRQEVSLFVIDEAHCISQWGHEFRPDYMRLSETIAHLGNPPVMALSATATPQVQEDIIRVLNLPNIKRHIHPMDRQNIMFAVEQVFDHKDKMSRLKDLLEMYQAPTLIYFSSRQLTEEVALNLQAAFKDRRIAYYHGGMEQSDRLLIQQQFMNDQTDVICCTSAFGMGIDKSDIHLIVHYHFPTQLESYIQEVGRAGRDGKDSMAVLLYDSKDVHLSKRLLANELPDEQQLGNIISIIRNLSTTSRKLPFDEEMILMTGLNEIQWRFLKHQLMKRDIITEDGRFIQSADDWVKTIDTILSHIQQRMGVKEHKLKQMVDWMETTNCLRYELYRHFQDGYTKRTVNCCSNCGLQWDKRIISERKRESNGENWHMKLRKRLLQQ; from the coding sequence ATGCCCTCAAGGGAATTGGAAAAAGAACTGAAACATCATCTCAATTATGATGCATTCAGAACTGGACAGAAGGCGATTATTGAAGATGTTATGGGAGGCCATGATGTTATGGGGGTTTTGCCGACGGGCTCAGGCAAATCATTATGCTATCAATTGCCAGCTCAACTTTTAAAAGGTTTAACAATTGTTGTAAGCCCGTTAATCTCTCTTATGACAGACCAGGTGAAACAATTAAGAGCGCAGCACTATAAGGGTTCGATTGCCTTGAATAGCTTTATGAGCCCTAAGGAAAGGCAGGAAGTTCTCCGATCCCTTGGCGCATATAAATTGATCTATATCTCACCCGAACTTTTGCAGAACCCTGTTATTATGACAGCTTTTAAGCGACAAGAAGTTAGTTTGTTTGTCATTGACGAAGCACATTGCATTTCACAATGGGGACATGAATTCCGGCCTGACTATATGAGGCTTTCTGAAACGATTGCACATCTTGGCAATCCCCCTGTGATGGCTCTAAGTGCGACTGCAACCCCACAGGTACAAGAGGATATCATACGCGTATTGAATCTTCCCAACATCAAACGGCATATACATCCAATGGATCGACAGAATATTATGTTTGCAGTTGAGCAGGTTTTTGACCATAAAGATAAGATGTCGCGGTTAAAGGATTTGCTCGAAATGTATCAGGCACCGACATTAATATACTTTTCAAGCCGTCAGCTTACGGAGGAGGTTGCCTTAAATCTTCAAGCCGCTTTTAAGGATCGCCGCATTGCTTATTATCATGGCGGAATGGAACAGTCTGACAGACTATTAATTCAACAGCAGTTTATGAATGACCAGACAGATGTGATTTGTTGTACAAGCGCCTTTGGAATGGGGATTGATAAGAGCGATATTCATCTTATTGTACATTATCATTTTCCAACTCAGCTGGAATCCTATATCCAAGAGGTAGGCCGAGCCGGCAGAGATGGAAAAGATAGTATGGCCGTTTTGTTGTATGATTCTAAAGATGTGCATCTATCAAAACGGCTGCTGGCGAATGAATTGCCTGATGAACAGCAACTCGGAAATATAATTAGCATTATTAGAAATCTTAGCACCACAAGCAGAAAACTTCCTTTCGATGAAGAAATGATACTTATGACAGGCTTAAATGAGATTCAGTGGCGATTTCTGAAACACCAGCTTATGAAACGTGATATAATAACTGAAGATGGTCGTTTTATTCAGTCAGCAGATGATTGGGTAAAAACAATAGATACCATTCTTTCTCATATCCAACAACGTATGGGCGTCAAAGAACATAAGTTGAAACAAATGGTAGACTGGATGGAAACCACTAATTGTTTGCGATACGAGTTATATCGTCATTTTCAAGATGGTTATACCAAGAGGACTGTGAACTGCTGTTCAAATTGTGGCCTTCAATGGGATAAGCGCATTATCAGTGAGAGAAAACGCGAATCAAATGGAGAGAATTGGCATATGAAACTCAGAAAGCGTTTGCTGCAGCAATGA
- a CDS encoding CPBP family intramembrane glutamic endopeptidase translates to MKMKSQSDIIKTLSDRQLTIQVYMSQALMMVFAVGLSLFLFDDLSVWLQLVKWDIEAISYYGVGAGLVVICADLVLMKVFPERFFDDGGINKRLFQSRPFGGIFILAAVVAIAEEMLFRGAIQTVFGYFTASILFTLVHIRYLKKPVLFVSILFVSFYIGYMYEITGNILVTIAAHFTVDFVLGCLIRFRMGGFR, encoded by the coding sequence ATGAAAATGAAATCACAAAGCGATATTATTAAAACATTGTCAGATCGTCAATTAACCATACAGGTATATATGTCACAAGCACTGATGATGGTTTTCGCTGTTGGGCTGAGTTTATTTTTATTTGATGATCTTTCTGTTTGGCTCCAGCTGGTTAAATGGGACATCGAAGCCATAAGCTATTATGGCGTGGGTGCCGGGCTTGTGGTTATTTGTGCCGACCTGGTGCTTATGAAAGTGTTTCCTGAGCGTTTTTTTGATGACGGCGGCATTAACAAGCGTTTGTTTCAAAGCCGCCCATTTGGCGGTATATTTATCTTAGCAGCAGTTGTTGCCATAGCTGAAGAAATGTTATTTCGTGGCGCTATTCAAACTGTATTTGGATATTTTACGGCAAGTATTTTGTTCACACTCGTACATATTCGTTACTTGAAAAAACCTGTACTGTTCGTTTCCATTTTATTTGTCAGCTTTTACATTGGCTATATGTACGAAATTACAGGCAATATTCTTGTTACGATAGCTGCACATTTTACAGTTGACTTTGTTTTAGGATGTTTGATTCGCTTCCGGATGGGGGGATTTCGATGA
- a CDS encoding Glu/Leu/Phe/Val family dehydrogenase: MVAEKAASSKENEQMDVLHSTRVVIKNALDKLGYPDEVYQLLKDPIRMLTVRIPVRMDDGSIKIFTGYRAQHNDAVGPTKGGVRFHPDVTEKEVKALSIWMSLKAGIVDLPYGGGKGGIICDPREMSFRELEGLSRGYVRAISQIVGPTKDIPAPDVFTNSQIMAWMMDEYSRIDEYNSPGFITGKPIVLGGSHGRESATAKGVTICINEAAKKRDIELKGARVIVQGFGNAGSFLSKFLHDAGAKVVAISDAYGAIHDPEGLDIDYLLERRDSFGTVTNLFNNTISNKEMLELECDILVPAAVQNQITEENAHNIQAKIVVEAANGPTTMEATKILTERDILLVPDVMASAGGVTVSYFEWVQNNQGYYWSEEEIDEKLHEIMIKSFNAIYQTAQTRRIDMRLAAYMVGVRKMAEAARFRGWV, translated from the coding sequence ATGGTGGCCGAGAAAGCAGCTTCAAGCAAAGAAAACGAACAGATGGATGTTTTGCATTCAACTCGGGTTGTAATTAAAAATGCCTTGGACAAATTGGGATATCCGGATGAGGTTTATCAGTTACTAAAGGATCCGATTCGTATGTTGACTGTTCGAATTCCTGTCAGAATGGATGACGGGTCAATCAAGATTTTTACGGGTTACCGTGCCCAGCATAACGATGCTGTAGGACCGACAAAGGGCGGCGTTCGCTTTCATCCGGATGTTACGGAAAAAGAAGTTAAAGCGCTATCAATATGGATGAGTTTAAAAGCCGGAATTGTCGACTTGCCATATGGTGGAGGAAAGGGCGGCATCATCTGTGATCCGCGAGAAATGTCTTTTCGTGAACTTGAGGGATTAAGTCGGGGTTATGTCCGGGCCATCAGTCAGATTGTAGGACCGACAAAAGACATCCCTGCACCGGACGTTTTTACAAATTCGCAGATCATGGCTTGGATGATGGATGAATACAGTCGTATAGATGAATACAACAGCCCTGGTTTTATTACTGGCAAGCCCATTGTTCTTGGTGGTTCTCACGGACGTGAATCTGCTACAGCCAAAGGTGTTACAATTTGTATCAATGAAGCAGCCAAGAAAAGAGATATTGAATTAAAAGGGGCAAGAGTTATTGTCCAGGGGTTCGGTAATGCCGGTAGCTTCCTGTCCAAATTCTTACATGACGCAGGTGCAAAAGTTGTTGCCATTTCAGACGCTTATGGTGCTATTCATGATCCTGAAGGTTTAGATATCGATTACCTGCTGGAACGTCGAGACAGTTTTGGTACGGTGACAAACTTATTTAACAATACCATTTCAAATAAAGAAATGCTTGAATTGGAATGTGATATTTTAGTTCCAGCAGCTGTACAAAATCAAATCACCGAAGAGAACGCCCATAATATCCAAGCTAAAATTGTTGTGGAAGCTGCGAATGGTCCAACTACAATGGAAGCCACGAAAATATTGACCGAAAGAGATATCTTGCTTGTGCCGGATGTCATGGCATCAGCTGGCGGTGTTACGGTATCTTATTTCGAATGGGTGCAAAACAACCAGGGTTACTACTGGTCAGAAGAAGAAATCGATGAGAAGCTTCATGAAATTATGATTAAATCATTTAACGCCATCTATCAAACAGCTCAAACTAGACGTATAGATATGAGACTTGCTGCCTATATGGTCGGTGTGAGAAAAATGGCTGAAGCTGCGAGATTCCGTGGCTGGGTATAA
- a CDS encoding YpdA family putative bacillithiol disulfide reductase: MSCAIELKKQGFNPLIIEKQNVAHTIHQFPTHQTFFSSSDKLEIGEVPFITEKQKPVRNEALVYYRNVAKRMDLRINTFEKVTAVEKKGDAFLIYTQHTTGEERIYKADYAIIATGYYDQPNTLGVPGETLPKVSHYFKEAHPYFNTDVVVIGGKNSAVDAALELHAAGAHVTVLYRGAEYSQSIKPWILPNFEALANKQYVKMVFSAQVRSITDHSVTYQTGKEVHTIDNDFVFAMIGYKPNVEFLETMGIKIDSETGKPCHDEHTYETNVPGIYIAGVVAAGFNNNKIFIENGRFHGMNIAKSIADKETIHQ; encoded by the coding sequence ATGTCTTGTGCCATAGAACTTAAGAAACAAGGCTTTAATCCGCTCATTATTGAAAAACAAAATGTTGCCCATACGATACACCAATTCCCAACCCACCAGACATTTTTTAGTTCAAGCGACAAACTGGAAATAGGAGAAGTGCCATTTATAACAGAAAAGCAGAAACCCGTACGTAACGAGGCACTTGTGTATTACCGCAATGTTGCAAAAAGAATGGACCTGCGCATCAACACATTTGAAAAAGTAACAGCCGTTGAAAAGAAAGGCGATGCTTTCTTAATTTATACCCAGCACACTACAGGGGAAGAGCGTATATACAAAGCCGATTATGCAATCATTGCAACAGGGTACTATGACCAGCCGAATACGCTTGGGGTACCAGGTGAAACATTGCCCAAAGTATCACATTACTTTAAAGAAGCCCACCCTTACTTTAATACAGATGTCGTAGTGATTGGCGGTAAAAACTCTGCAGTAGATGCAGCCTTGGAACTGCACGCTGCTGGTGCTCATGTGACGGTGCTTTATCGGGGAGCTGAATATTCCCAAAGTATCAAACCGTGGATTTTACCCAACTTTGAGGCGCTTGCCAATAAACAGTATGTAAAAATGGTTTTTAGCGCGCAGGTACGCAGCATTACAGATCACTCTGTTACCTATCAGACTGGTAAAGAGGTGCATACCATTGATAATGATTTTGTGTTTGCTATGATTGGATATAAACCAAACGTTGAGTTTCTTGAGACAATGGGGATTAAAATTGATTCTGAGACAGGAAAACCGTGCCACGATGAGCACACATACGAAACCAATGTACCAGGCATTTATATCGCTGGCGTCGTAGCAGCGGGGTTCAATAATAATAAGATCTTCATTGAAAATGGACGCTTCCACGGTATGAATATCGCCAAATCGATTGCAGATAAAGAAACGATTCACCAGTAA
- a CDS encoding peptidoglycan-binding protein, whose product MTLKKRLILAAGIIIMTIFLVPVHSNHPVKAFSNQVIQHGAVGDDVIELQARLQYLGFYNGKIDGVFGWGHTGL is encoded by the coding sequence ATGACTCTTAAGAAAAGACTTATCCTGGCCGCAGGAATAATCATCATGACGATTTTCCTTGTGCCTGTTCATTCAAATCATCCGGTGAAGGCATTTTCAAATCAGGTTATTCAACACGGTGCGGTGGGGGACGATGTAATTGAATTGCAAGCACGGCTGCAATATCTGGGCTTTTACAATGGAAAAATTGACGGTGTTTTTGGATGGGGACATACTGGGCTTTAA